Proteins from a genomic interval of Papaver somniferum cultivar HN1 chromosome 4, ASM357369v1, whole genome shotgun sequence:
- the LOC113271988 gene encoding uncharacterized protein LOC113271988 yields MIWVHLPGLSLEYWDEETLFTICRALGTPVKVDEATLNYDNEYCARVLVNIDLANNIPNKLWIKTKFGGFMQSLILTKPPKFCDHCKIVGHLQIECRAKKTSSQDSATQQSTSNTPKEVNTSSREKFDICDPSIRTSSQVPEVTPKKISRDFEAGEVGNCETPVTQLNQSVGAVHQIRNSVNITPGMFGSLQNTNDDENIIEMHEDRDILSPAKVLQIVEDNVPEKSVIKYINGKEGTISEEQIPTNSWSKIIQKPSSTKQGSTSNESQAVRAPKVQSQQNPVKYNFRKNQNKGGTKGLQSQQ; encoded by the coding sequence ATGATTTGGGTTCATCTTCCAGGACTAAGCTTGGAATATTGGGATGAAGAAACCCTTTTCACAATTTGCAGAGCTCTAGGAACTCCAGTGAAAGTTGATGAAGCAACTCTTAATTATGATAACGAATATTGTGCAAGAGttttggtgaatattgatttagCAAATAATATTCCAAACAAGTTATGGATTAAAACAAAGTTTGGAGGATTTATGCAAAGTCTGATTCTAACAAAGCCTCCAAAATTTTGTGATCATTGTAAAATTGTTGGGCATTTGCAAATTGAGTGTAGAGCAAAGAAAACTTCTTCACAAGATTCTGCTACACAACAATCGACTAGCAACACACCAAAAGAAGTAAATACCTCAAGCAGAGAGAAATTTGATATTTGTGATCCATCAATAAGAACTAGTAGTCAAGTACCTGAAGTTACTCCAAAAAAAATTTCCAGAGATTTTGAAGCAGGTGAAGTTGGCAATTGTGAGACTCCTGTAACTCAACTCAATCAATCAGTTGGAGCAGTTCATCAAATAAGGAATTCAGTTAATATTACACCAGGAATGTTTGGTTCTCTACAAAATACAAATGATGATGAAAACATTATTGAAATGCATGAAGATAGAGACATTCTTTCTCCAGCTAAAGTATTACAAATTGTGGAAGATAATGTTCCAGAAAAGAGTGTGATTAAGTACATAAATGGAAAAGAAGGTACTATTTCTGAAGAGCAGATTCCAACTAATTCTTGGTCTAAAATTATTCAAAAGCCTTCATCCACAAAACAAGGTTCTACTTCAAATGAATCACAAGCTGTAAGAGCTCCAAAGGTACAATCTCAACAAAATCCAGTTAAATACAATtttagaaaaaatcagaacaaggGAGGCACTAAGGGCCTCCAATCTCAACAATGA
- the LOC113271989 gene encoding uncharacterized protein LOC113271989 translates to MAIGDFDSITSSEEKIGGRAVNRKAMQDFNTCFAKCELMQAHKTGLQHSWSNCQHDWGYKLGLRIASDHAPLLGGSVNIPKPKNIPWKFHKMWLSHSSFMEVVSQSWSEEVIGDPAFGFQQKLKKLRNILKDWNWNVFGNVHLKLKEVEEEVQKAMLLSDLNPADTEALDNLVVAENNFNSKEVHLSTMLKQKDRTKWVKEGSANTGFFHANFKIRQSRNFISELQDENGDITTDQSNIASTLVQHFQQKFQFKEVEQVDCLLEVIPKVITEDDQQMLDVIPNEKEIKKNNF, encoded by the exons ATGGCCATTGGTGATTTCGATTCtattacttcttcagaagaaaaAATAGGTGGCAGGGCAGTTAATAGAAAAGCAATGCAAGATTTTAATACTTGTTTCGCTAAATGTGAACTGATGCAAGCTCATAAAACTGGTCTACAACATTCCTGGTCAAATTGTCAGCATG ATTGGGGTTACAAACTTGGTCTGAGAATAGCTTCAGATCATGCTCCTTTGCTGGGTGGGAGTGTGAATATACCTAAGCCAAAAAACATTCCTTGGAAATTTCATAAAATGTGGTTATCTCACTCTAGTTTCATGGAAGTTGTATCTCAAAGTTGGAGTGAAGAAGTGATTGGTGATCCAGCTTTTGGTTTTCAACAAAAGTTAAAAAAATTAAGAAACATTCTTAAAGACTGGAATTGGAATGTCTTTGGAAATGTGCATTTAAAATTaaaagaagttgaagaagaagttcaAAAAGCAATGCTTTTATCGGATTTAAATCCTGCTGACACTGAAGCCTTAGACAATCTAGTTGTTGCTGAGAATAATTTTAACTCCAAGGAGGTTCATCTAAGTACAATGCTTAAACAGAAAGATAGAACAAAATGGGTCAAGGAAGGATCTGCAAATACAGGTTTCTTTCATGCAAACTTCAAAATCAGACAGTCTAGAAACTTCATAAGTGAGTTGCAAGATGAAAATGGTGATATTACAACTGATCAATCAAATATTGCATCCACTTTAGTTCAGCATTTCCAACAAAAGTTTCAGTTTAAAGAAGTAGAGCAAGTTGATTGTCTCCTGGAAGTTATTCCAAAAGTCATAACTGAAGATGATCAACAAATGCTTGATGTTATTCCAAatgaaaaagagataaaaaaaaacaatttttaa